The Brassica napus cultivar Da-Ae chromosome C7, Da-Ae, whole genome shotgun sequence genome has a segment encoding these proteins:
- the LOC106432979 gene encoding probable receptor-like serine/threonine-protein kinase At5g57670 has protein sequence MKYIRSNSLKRLFSFKRRSFDSDSENSTPHAKCVEGFQETEQFQRPKWKCFSFEEIYEATNGFSSENLVGRGGFAEVYKGVLGKSGEEIAVKRITTGGREDERREKEFLMEIGTIGHVSHPNVLSLLGCCIDNGLYLVFIFSSRGSVASLLHDLNQAPLEWETRYQIAIGTAKGLHYLHKGCQRRIIHRDIKSSNVLLTQDFQPQISDFGLAKWLPSEWSHHSIAPIEGTFGHLAPEYYTHGIVDEKTDVFAFGVFLLELISGKRPVDASHQSLHSWAKTIIKEGEIEKLVDPRIEEDFDIKQLHRIAFAASLCIRPSSPCRPSMIEVLEILLQGEEIEKEKWKMEEEEEKKEEFWGFEDLEDCEYDFSISLSPPDSISNRSS, from the exons ATGAAGTACATTCGAAGCAACAGCTTGAAACGTCTCTTCTCCTTTAAACGACGCAGTTTCGACTCAGACTCTGAAAACTCAACTCCACACGCCAAATGCGTCGAGGGTTTTCAAGAAACAGAGCAGTTTCAAAGACCCAAGTGGAAATGTTTCTCCTTTGAAGAAATCTACGAGGCAACCAACGGTTTCAGCTCAG agaaCTTGGTAGGAAGAGGCGGATTTGCAGAGGTGTATAAAGGAGTTTTAGGTAAAAGTGGTGAAGAAATCGCAGTGAAGAGGATAACGACAGGAGGGAGAGAAGACGAGAGGAGAGAAAAAGAGTTTTTGATGGAGATTGGAACAATAGGACATGTCTCACATCCTAATGTCTTGTCTCTTCTTGGTTGTTGTATTGACAATGGCCTCTATCttgttttcatcttctcttcaAGAGGCTCAgttgcttctcttcttcatg ATTTGAATCAAGCACCATTAGAGTGGGAGACAAGGTATCAAATTGCTATTGGGACAGCAAAAGGGCTTCATTATTTACACAAAGGTTGTCAGAGAAGGATCATACATAGAGACATTAAATCCTCCAATGTTCTCTTAACCCAAGATTTTCAGCCACAG ATATCTGATTTTGGTTTGGCAAAATGGCTGCCTTCTGAATGGTCTCACCATTCCATTGCTCCAATTGAAGGCACTTTTGG GCACTTAGCACCAGAGTACTACACACATGGGATTGTGGATGAGAAGACTGATGTTTTTGCTTTTGGAGTGTTCTTGCTTGAACTCATTTCTGGTAAAAGACCTGTTGATGCTTCCCACCAAAGCCTACATAGCTGG gcAAAAACCATAATAAAAGAGGGCGAGATTGAGAAGTTGGTGGATCCAAGGATCGAGGAGGACTTTGATATCAAACAGCTTCACCGCATCGCTTTTGCTGCGTCTCTCTGTATCAGACCATCGTCTCCATGTCGGCCTTCCATGATCGAG GTATTAGAAATACTACTGCAGGgagaagaaatagaaaaagaaaaatggaaaatggaagaggaagaagaaaagaaagaagagtttTGGGGATTTGAAGATCTTGAGGATTGTGAATATGATTTTTCAATCTCACTTTCTCCTCCTGACTCGATTTCTAATCGAAGCTCTTGA